A single Triticum dicoccoides isolate Atlit2015 ecotype Zavitan chromosome 2A, WEW_v2.0, whole genome shotgun sequence DNA region contains:
- the LOC119352326 gene encoding mavicyanin-like, producing the protein MAARRTILLAVAAMAVLSTASAAIYNVGEPSGAWDLNTNYNTWASSGNFQTNDQIVFKYSPQAHDVLEVSKADYDSSSTASPVTTLNSGNDVVTLTATGTRYFICGFPGHCAGGMKVKIDVMPSSSSTSPAPASGPSATNAPPPTPVSTTTNVEATGFGLTILLSVVGLMA; encoded by the exons ATGGCTGCCAGGAGAACCATTCTCCTCGCCGTGGCTGCGATGGCCGTCCTGAGCACCGCGTCAGCGGCAATCTACAACGTGGGCGAGCCGAGCGGCGCATGGGACCTCAACAC caactacaACACTTGGGCGTCCTCTGGGAACTTCCAAACCAACGACCAGATCGTCTTCAAGtactcccctcaggcacacgacgtCCTCGAAGTCAGCAAGGCAGACTACGACTCTTCTAGCACCGCCAGCCCCGTCACCACCCTCAACTCCGGGAATGATGTTGTCACCCTCACCGCCACCGGCACCCGCTACTTCATCTGCGGTTTCCCTGGTCATTGTGCGGGCGGCATGAAGGTTAAGATTGATGTCATGCCTAGCTCCTCCTCTACGTCACCCGCCCCGGCCAGCGGCCCAAGTGCAACCAACGCGCCCCCGCCGACACCTGTCTCCACTACCACCAATGTAGAGGCCACCGGGTTTGGCCTCACCATTTTGCTTTCCGTTGTCGGCCTCATGGCTTGA
- the LOC119352328 gene encoding mavicyanin-like, which produces MAAMRTILLTVAAMTILSTASAAIYNVGEPGGAWDLSTNYDTWASSRNFQTSDQIVFKYSPQAHDVLEVSKADYDSCSTASPVTTLNSRNDVVTLTAIGTRYFICGFPGHCAGGMKVKINVMPGSSSSSPAPASGPNASNAAPPTPVSAATNVEAMGFGLAVLLAIAGLMA; this is translated from the coding sequence ATGGCTGCCATGAGAACCATTCTTCTCACCGTTGCCGCGATGACCATCCTGAGCACCGCATCTGCAGCAATCTACAATGTGGGCGAGCCGGGCGGCGCATGGGATCTCAGCACCAACTACGACACTTGGGCGTCCTCTAGGAACTTCCAAACCAGCGATCAGATCGTCTTCAAGtactcccctcaggcacacgacgtACTCGAGGTCAGCAAGGCAGACTACGACTCCTGCAGCACCGCCAGCCCCGTCACCACCCTCAACTCCAGGAATGATGTTGTCACCCTCACCGCCATCGGCACCCGCTACTTCATTTGCGGTTTCCCTGGCCATTGTGCGGGCGGCATGAAGGTCAAGATCAATGTCATGCCAGGCTCCTCCTCTTCGTCACCCGCCCCGGCCAGCGGTCCAAATGCAAGCAACGCTGCCCCACCAACACCTGTCTCCGCTGCAACCAATGTGGAGGCCATGGGGTTTGGCCTCGCTGTTTTGCTTGCCATTGCCGGTCTCATGGCTTGA
- the LOC119352329 gene encoding mavicyanin-like gives MATRRTILLAMAAMVILSTASAAIYNVGEPGGAWDLSTNYGIWASSRNFQTGDQIVFKYSTQAHDVLEVSKADYDSCSTASPVITFNSGNDVVTLVATGTRYFICGFPSHCAGGMKVKIDVMPGSSSTSPAPASGPSATNGPPPTPVSTATNVEATGFGLAVLLAVVGLMA, from the coding sequence ATGGCTACAAGGAGAACCATTCTTCTCGCCATGGCTGCCATGGTCATCCTGAGCACGGCGTCTGCGGCAATCTACAATGTGGGCGAGCCGGGCGGCGCATGGGACCTCAGCACCAACTACGGCATTTGGGCGTCCTCTAGGAACTTCCAAACCGGCGACCAGATCGTCTTCAAGTACTCCACCCAGGCACACGATGTTCTTGAGGTCAGCAAGGCCGACTATGACTCATGCAGCACCGCCAGCCCCGTCATCACCTTCAACTCCGGGAATGATGTTGTAACCCTCGTCGCCACCGGCACCCGCTACTTCATTTGCGGTTTCCCTAGTCATTGTGCGGGCGGCATGAAGGTTAAGATTGATGTCATGCCAGGCTCCTCCTCTACGTCACCCGCCCCGGCCAGCGGCCCAAGTGCAACCAACGGGCCCCCGCCGACACCTGTCTCCACTGCCACCAATGTGGAGGCCACCGGGTTTGGCCTCGCCGTTTTGCTTGCCGTTGTTGGCCTCATGGCTTGA
- the LOC119352330 gene encoding mavicyanin-like, with protein MAAMRTILLAMSVMAILSNASAAIYNVGEPSGQWDLSTNYSTWASSRNFHPGDQIIFKYSPQAHDVLEVSKTDYDSCSTASPIATLNSGNDVVSLTATGTRYFLCGFPGHCAGGMKVKIDVVPSSSSSSPAPASGPSASNAPPPVPVSAATSIEATGFGLAVLLAVAGLMA; from the coding sequence ATGGCTGCCATGAGAACCattctcctcgccatgtccgtgatggCCATCCTGAGCAACGCATCGGCGGCAATCTACAACGTCGGCGAGCCAAGTGGTCAATGGGACCTCAGCACCAACTACAGCACCTGGGCGTCTTCCAGGAACTTTCACCCCGGCGACCAAATCATCTTCAAATACTCTCCTCAGGCACACGATGTCCTCGAGGTCAGCAAGACCGACTACGACTCCTGCAGCACCGCCAGCCCCATCGCCACCCTCAACTCCGGGAATGATGTTGTCTCCCTCACTGCCACCGGCACCCGCTACTTCCTCTGCGGCTTCCCGGGCCACTGCGCCGGGGGAATGAAGGTCAAGATCGATGTCGTGCCAAGCTCGTCCTCTTCCTCGCCGGCCCCGGCCAGCGGCCCTAGTGCAAGCAACGCACCCCCACCGGTGCCTGTCTCAGCCGCCACCTCTATTGAGGCCACAGGGTTTGGCCTCGCCGTCTTGCTTGCCGTTGCCGGTCTGATGGCTTGA